TATATAacttagggtttttcccctAACAATAATCTAGACAAAATAGAAGGGCCTGTAATGATATATCCGATCACAAACAAGACCAGCTGCCATTTTTTCACCCACCTTGGATATCATGTCTCATAAACAGcagatccaagagatccaagggcAAAAGAGGAAATAAAAGGAAAGACCCAAGCTCTCCGTCGATGAAGGGAGGCGCACCGGGAGAACCAGTCTAATTTTGGAGAGGAGAGCCCACGAAGATCCGAATCTGGTCGAGGAATGTGGTGTCCTGCGGCCGGTCCTTCCGCTTAACGTATCCCCTCGCCTCCCTCTCCGAGTACGCCTCGAACCCCCGCTCCCCGCTCCTTCTCCACATCTCCGTCGCGTAGCTCCGGTGCGCGTAGTACGCCTCCGCCTCCACCTCGTCGTCCTCCCCTTCGTCCCCTCGGGatcggcggcggcgggggaggacGAGGGAGATGGGGAGGCGCTCGTAGTGGCCGCGGGAGGTGCCTTCGAGGTCGTCCATGCGGGCGATGCCACGGGGGGAGACGGCGTAGACCTCGCCGCGGACGCGCTCGCCGGCGCCGGGGAAGTTGAGGAGGAAGGGGACGCGGTAGGGCCCGCAGACGAGGGGGAGGCGGCCAGCGGTGCGCGCGTCGCCGACGAAGGCCGCGTCGCCGCTCCGGATCATGTCCTGGATCAACCCGTGGTTGGAGAAACCCCGCTTCAGCGTCCCGTACGTGAAGACCAGCGTCCGATCCATCATTCCCTTCGCCTCCGCTCCCATGACGATGATAACAACAATACCGATGAGGGGAAGCGATGGTGGGAATGGCTTTAGGGGAGTACGGACGGTGGTATTGGGGTACGGAGGGCTGTTTGTTGGCCTGCGAGGCTTCCCTGGGCTTGTGAGGCTCCTTCGGTCCTTCCTTAATAAATCACATACTCATCGTACTTGGCACCAAAAATAACTAGATTTAAATAGCGGCTCTGGTGAGATTATTGTTAAACGAAACGGCATCCAGGAAAAAGTTGCGTTAGAGACAAGTTTTCTTAAATATTGTGTGTTATGGCCGGTCTTGGTCTATGATTgatacttttattttattttattttatttgcgctgagatagaaggtaaaaaaatataaaataattcgaaaaattgatttgaataTTTCATGAGTTGTGATCTAGTTAACATTgaactagttaaaaaaaattgatattgtACCATTTTTGGATTCTACCAGTTAATAACATTTCAATTGAGATAATAAGGATAGATATTTAGATATATCTTACTTGAGTATAACATTGGGCGCCCACCAATATGATATATCTTGACTCTGATCAGTTTGGCATATGTTTGTGGATGTATCTTGAAATATTGCCTAATGCAATATTAACGGATCGATTGAGGATTTTTTAATCTTAAATTACCATGTTAGATGGCagtattatataaaattaaatgtcTTAAGATGGTAATTAAACTGAGTGGTACTACATCTGCAAAATTTCATTAGTATGGCAGTCTTTGGTCGCATGAAAAGTTCCTTCATACACCAAGAAAGAGATGGGTAGAGCAGAGCTTTTAGGACTAAATTACAGTGTCATAACACGGATGCATGAAGCCCTAAAAGTTCGTTTCTAAGATGCCCAGAAGTCCAGTCAAGTAGTTGACGGTTAGATTAATGATTCACAATACGCCTTCCTTTAGGGAAGACGTATTCAAAATAAATTTGCCTACCCTGCTGAaatcatatatcattgcaagattttgaaggaagaaggaactATACGTAAGACTTTGAGAGAAGAATATGATGGTGACAGCTGGTCCTTTCTCCTTCAGTTGTCAGAAGCCCAAGGATCTGGAGTCAAGTGGATACAGTTAATCCTTATATCCTCGAAATCAAAAATTCTTCTTAGGGTCTGTTTGGAAAACTACTAGAGTTGGGCTGAATTTTTTATAGAAATCAGGCCTGGTAGTCTGCCCAGCTTATTTTTATCTGAAGCCCATCGTAGTTTTAGAAATCTAATTTATGGGCTTGTTAGACAGCAGGATGAAGAAATAGACCTCCATAAGTTTTTTTATCCCAAGGATTTGGGCTGGAGAGGAATTTGGTTGATGTGAACCTTTTTTAAATAGGCTCTGTAATCCGTGATCCAATGGGAAATCCAGCCTAATCCTGCTGGATTTTCAAACAGGCCCTAATGGAACTCAGGGAAAGCGAATTCATTGAGGCAGAGGTCTTTGCCAAGGAGATccacttctctctctcctttttggcTTGGTGGTAGATGGTTCTCTCTTGGACTCTTTCAAAGGCAGAAATAGAAAATTTGATCCTGGAATTGTGAGACTGAAACTACAATTTGCAGACGATACTCTGCAATTTTGGAAATCTGATATAGAAAAATTAAGCTGATCTTGGACAATTATGAGACTGtaagataaattaaaatatgGAGATGtttatgtaccaaaaaaattgCTATATCGATTCTCTCAGTTTATCTTGAGTTAAAAGAGAGATGGAGGAGAAAACTTGCAAGGTCCATGTTTCAAACTTTTGTTTGTCTTTCTGGGCCACCGCAGCCTCCCCACTCACCACTTAGTGGCGGAGGATAGGGAAGGACATGTTTTTCCTTTCTCGAAGCAGGAAAAGCAAGAGAAATGAAGAAGACTGCCATATCCTCTATGAGTATTTATTTGAGTTTTATATTCGTTTCCTTTCCTTGTTTTTGAAGAGTTTATCTTATTCTCACCTAATTGTTCTTACAATATTTGCAAGGCCATTTTCTATTTGATACTGTAAGTAGAACAATGAATACAATATTCAATGTGGCTATGGGACTCTAGATTGCTGTTTCTTCTGCTTATTGCCATTTATGCGACTTTGCTCTATTGGACTGTTTACAAGCTACACAAAACTCTTGTCATTTTTGCTTGGTTAGTAATCTACAAGAAAGCATTGGCTGCAGATAATCTTGCTAGAAGCACATAATCTAGCTGCTTCCTCTGCAATCTTATGCTTGAAACACATAAGCACCTCTTTATCAACCGTACTTccccctaaaaaaaaagaagatctaTACCCAAATGACCCATCAGCTTTAGAGTAGATTTCATTCTATCGACAGTTGATCTTCGTCACCCTTTGGACAATTTGAAAAGAAAGCAACGACGGGGTCT
Above is a genomic segment from Phoenix dactylifera cultivar Barhee BC4 chromosome 2, palm_55x_up_171113_PBpolish2nd_filt_p, whole genome shotgun sequence containing:
- the LOC103711773 gene encoding putative gamma-glutamylcyclotransferase At3g02910, which codes for MGAEAKGMMDRTLVFTYGTLKRGFSNHGLIQDMIRSGDAAFVGDARTAGRLPLVCGPYRVPFLLNFPGAGERVRGEVYAVSPRGIARMDDLEGTSRGHYERLPISLVLPRRRRSRGDEGEDDEVEAEAYYAHRSYATEMWRRSGERGFEAYSEREARGYVKRKDRPQDTTFLDQIRIFVGSPLQN